From a region of the Trichocoleus sp. FACHB-46 genome:
- a CDS encoding ATP-binding protein has protein sequence MPTSLNRLGTQENRMPAFLNNLFSSGPFIPHGHCYLWQPGLVWLHLLADALIALAYYSIPITLLYFVRKRDDLPFSWVFLLFGSFIIACGTTHLMEIWTLWHPTYWLSGTLKAATAMVSVYTALELIPLVPQALALPSPAQLKAANQALQQQILEREQAEKQIQALNAELEQRVSARTEQLEAANRAKDEFLSILSHELRTPLNAMLGWARLLRSRQLNEAKAEHAIETIERNAKLQAQLIDDILDISRIIQGKLRLNVRPVELAAVVEAAIDVVRPAADAKAIRIQTILDPSAGSVSGDSDRLQQVMWNLLSNAVKFTPGGGQVQVCLERINSHVEITVSDTGQGITADFLPYIFDRFSQSDSSTTRVQNGLGLGLAIVRTLVELHGGSVYAESTGDGKGATFKVSLPLMMIPGELKHLDKLRSTAGDDVGFPGTAALNGLQVLVVDDEVDARRLVTAVLEQCGASVTSVASASEALEAIERLQPHVLLSDIGMPHEDGYALIRKVRELALEQGGTIPAIALTAYARLEDRIQALSAGFQMHIPKPIEPAELVAAVVNVAGRTGQIRT, from the coding sequence ATGCCCACCAGCTTAAATCGCCTCGGTACCCAGGAAAATCGTATGCCAGCCTTCCTGAATAACCTATTTTCTTCAGGACCCTTCATTCCCCACGGACATTGTTATTTATGGCAGCCAGGTTTGGTATGGCTTCACTTATTAGCTGATGCTCTAATTGCTTTAGCCTATTATTCAATTCCCATTACGTTGCTTTACTTTGTCCGCAAGCGAGATGACTTACCGTTTAGCTGGGTCTTTCTCCTGTTCGGCTCGTTTATCATTGCCTGCGGTACTACGCATTTAATGGAGATTTGGACGCTGTGGCACCCTACCTACTGGCTCTCAGGCACGCTCAAGGCTGCCACAGCAATGGTGTCGGTTTACACAGCGCTCGAACTTATTCCTTTGGTGCCTCAAGCCTTAGCATTGCCCAGTCCAGCCCAACTAAAGGCAGCAAATCAGGCTTTGCAACAGCAGATTTTAGAGCGAGAGCAAGCCGAGAAGCAGATTCAAGCGCTGAATGCCGAACTTGAGCAACGGGTTTCGGCACGGACTGAACAACTAGAGGCAGCAAATCGGGCCAAGGATGAGTTTCTCTCTATTCTTTCTCATGAGTTGCGGACTCCGCTGAATGCCATGCTGGGGTGGGCTAGGCTACTGCGATCGCGCCAGCTCAACGAAGCTAAGGCAGAGCATGCGATCGAGACGATTGAGCGTAACGCAAAGCTTCAGGCCCAACTAATTGACGATATCTTAGACATTTCGCGCATCATCCAAGGTAAGCTGCGCCTCAACGTTCGTCCTGTAGAACTTGCTGCTGTAGTAGAGGCCGCGATCGATGTCGTCCGTCCTGCTGCTGATGCCAAAGCGATTCGGATTCAGACTATTCTTGATCCGTCCGCAGGCTCAGTTTCTGGAGACTCCGATCGACTCCAGCAGGTGATGTGGAATTTGCTCTCTAACGCCGTGAAGTTTACGCCGGGGGGAGGCCAAGTTCAAGTCTGTCTAGAGCGTATTAATTCCCACGTAGAAATTACAGTTAGCGATACAGGTCAAGGAATTACTGCTGATTTTCTACCTTATATTTTTGACCGCTTTAGTCAGTCGGATAGTTCTACCACGAGAGTGCAAAACGGGCTGGGTTTGGGGTTAGCTATTGTGCGTACCCTGGTTGAGCTACATGGGGGCAGTGTCTATGCGGAAAGCACAGGCGACGGTAAGGGAGCTACTTTTAAGGTGAGCTTGCCTTTAATGATGATTCCCGGAGAACTGAAGCATTTAGATAAGCTCCGCTCTACTGCGGGCGATGATGTCGGGTTTCCAGGTACTGCTGCTCTAAATGGCTTGCAGGTGCTAGTGGTGGATGATGAAGTGGATGCACGCAGATTAGTGACGGCTGTCCTAGAGCAATGCGGTGCTAGCGTTACGTCTGTCGCTTCTGCTAGTGAAGCATTAGAGGCCATTGAGCGCCTCCAGCCGCATGTCTTACTGAGTGACATTGGCATGCCTCATGAAGATGGCTATGCCCTCATTCGTAAAGTGAGGGAACTGGCGTTGGAGCAAGGGGGTACCATTCCGGCGATCGCCCTAACTGCCTATGCCAGGTTGGAAGATCGCATCCAGGCACTCTCAGCCGGGTTCCAAATGCATATTCCTAAGCCCATTGAACCCGCTGAGCTAGTAGCAGCCGTGGTCAACGTCGCTGGACGCACAGGCCAAATCAGGACTTAA
- a CDS encoding response regulator, which produces MVRAGQAQPIQAFIQEYEQEASMKVDTTASGVILIVDDIPANLGVLFDFLADTGFQVLIAEDGESALQTAEYASPDLILLDVLMPEIDGFETCRRLKLNYATQDIPVIFMTALTETIDKVKGLNLGAVDYITKPLQHEEVLARVKLHLNLRNLTKQLQAQNLQLEQEVVERKRIEADLRHHTAELAEWKNRYEAIIQASGQILFDWNSQTHEVTYGGNLTAILGYSPEEMAGGLDRWVTLIHPEDRSRFHAEIDRVIVTKQPFHQEFQVARQDGTYITVESKGYFFADSDGQASQMAGFIVDISDRKRHEEALRETSQMLQALIQASPLAIVVLDPEGRVQVWNPAAQEIFDWSESEVLGEILPIVPAAKQGEFRAFRQRVFQGESFTGVEVSRQKRDGSFLELNLSAAPLRNAQGEVTGVIAMLLDVTAKKQLESQALRAQRMESIGTLASGIAHDLNNLLTPILSSAQLLLMPTKLPEAKKQQLLKTMEASTKRAAALVKQVLLFARGVEGKRITLQMSHLITEIRQITQETFPRWIEVEVEVDPNLWMVSGDTTQLHQALLNLCVNARDAMPNGGILKIAATNIWLDEEYAQLNIDAKVGPYVLITVTDTGTGIPPAIIDRVFEPFFTTKEVGQGTGLGLSTVVGIVKGHGGFVQVQSRVGQGTEFKLYLPIAQTYDLKPDATEYDELKAGHGEVVLVVDDEEAICEVTKTSLEYYGYKVLTAKDGVEAIAIYVRHQSEINVVLVDMMMPSMDGPTTIRTLQKINPQVKIIGVSGLISHCPMTEFANSNNVKSFLPKPYTSEELLQNLRVVLTTY; this is translated from the coding sequence TTGGTCCGAGCAGGCCAAGCCCAACCCATTCAAGCGTTCATCCAAGAGTATGAACAAGAGGCATCCATGAAGGTTGATACTACCGCGTCGGGCGTGATCTTGATCGTGGATGACATCCCCGCTAATTTGGGAGTTTTATTCGATTTTCTGGCCGATACTGGGTTTCAAGTCTTAATCGCTGAGGATGGCGAAAGTGCTTTGCAAACCGCTGAGTATGCCTCTCCCGATTTAATCCTACTCGATGTACTGATGCCAGAAATTGACGGTTTTGAAACTTGCCGTCGGTTGAAGTTGAACTACGCCACCCAAGACATTCCGGTCATCTTTATGACGGCCCTGACCGAGACCATCGATAAAGTCAAAGGTCTAAATTTAGGAGCGGTCGATTACATCACCAAGCCACTACAACACGAAGAAGTGTTGGCACGGGTGAAATTGCATCTCAACTTGCGGAATTTAACGAAGCAGTTGCAAGCCCAAAATCTACAGTTAGAGCAGGAAGTGGTTGAGCGCAAACGGATCGAAGCAGATTTGCGTCATCATACCGCTGAGTTGGCCGAGTGGAAAAATCGTTACGAAGCGATCATTCAAGCCAGTGGGCAAATTCTCTTTGACTGGAATTCGCAGACCCACGAAGTCACTTACGGCGGCAACTTAACTGCTATCTTGGGCTACTCGCCAGAGGAAATGGCAGGTGGGCTCGATCGCTGGGTCACTCTCATCCATCCTGAAGACCGTAGCCGCTTTCACGCAGAAATCGATCGCGTCATCGTCACGAAACAGCCCTTTCACCAAGAATTTCAGGTTGCTCGCCAAGACGGTACTTACATCACAGTCGAGAGCAAGGGTTATTTCTTTGCTGACAGCGATGGTCAGGCAAGCCAGATGGCAGGGTTCATTGTAGATATTAGCGATCGCAAGCGCCACGAAGAAGCGTTGCGTGAAACCAGCCAGATGCTCCAAGCACTGATCCAAGCATCTCCTTTGGCGATCGTCGTGCTTGATCCAGAAGGACGAGTGCAAGTGTGGAACCCAGCCGCCCAAGAAATTTTTGACTGGAGCGAATCAGAAGTTTTGGGCGAAATTTTGCCCATCGTACCTGCGGCTAAGCAAGGAGAATTTCGGGCATTTCGGCAACGGGTGTTCCAAGGAGAATCTTTTACAGGCGTAGAGGTAAGTCGCCAAAAGCGAGATGGTTCCTTTCTAGAACTCAACCTCTCTGCCGCCCCACTCCGCAATGCACAAGGTGAAGTGACGGGCGTGATTGCTATGTTGCTAGATGTCACTGCCAAAAAACAATTGGAGTCTCAAGCCCTCCGAGCCCAGCGGATGGAAAGCATTGGTACTTTAGCCAGCGGCATTGCTCACGACCTCAACAACTTGCTTACTCCTATTCTGTCGTCGGCCCAACTGCTCCTCATGCCGACAAAGCTGCCAGAAGCTAAAAAGCAGCAATTGCTAAAAACAATGGAAGCTAGCACCAAGCGAGCCGCTGCTCTGGTCAAGCAAGTGCTGCTGTTTGCGAGGGGCGTAGAAGGTAAGCGCATTACCCTGCAAATGTCTCACCTCATTACAGAAATTAGACAAATTACTCAAGAAACCTTTCCTAGATGGATTGAAGTTGAAGTCGAGGTAGACCCAAACCTCTGGATGGTATCTGGCGACACGACTCAACTGCATCAAGCCCTGCTCAACCTCTGCGTCAATGCCCGCGATGCCATGCCCAATGGAGGCATCTTGAAGATTGCGGCTACTAATATCTGGCTAGATGAAGAATACGCCCAGCTCAATATTGATGCCAAAGTGGGGCCTTACGTTCTCATTACCGTAACTGACACGGGAACTGGGATTCCTCCCGCCATTATTGATCGTGTGTTTGAACCTTTTTTCACCACGAAAGAGGTGGGTCAAGGCACAGGACTAGGGTTATCAACCGTCGTGGGAATTGTGAAAGGTCACGGTGGGTTTGTCCAAGTTCAGAGCCGAGTTGGTCAAGGCACAGAGTTTAAGTTGTACTTGCCGATCGCCCAAACTTATGACCTCAAACCGGACGCAACTGAGTACGACGAACTCAAAGCTGGGCATGGTGAAGTTGTACTAGTAGTTGACGACGAAGAGGCAATTTGTGAAGTCACCAAAACTTCCCTGGAGTACTACGGTTATAAGGTTTTGACGGCCAAAGATGGAGTAGAAGCGATCGCCATATATGTACGTCACCAAAGCGAAATTAATGTGGTGCTCGTCGATATGATGATGCCGTCGATGGATGGCCCCACCACGATTCGGACGCTGCAAAAAATTAATCCTCAAGTCAAGATCATTGGCGTCAGCGGGCTGATTTCTCATTGCCCGATGACTGAGTTTGCCAATAGCAACAACGTCAAGAGCTTTTTACCCAAGCCTTACACCTCAGAAGAGTTACTGCAAAACTTACGAGTTGTACTGACGACTTACTAA
- a CDS encoding sister chromatid cohesion protein PDS5, giving the protein MSETISELIQNLSDPAVEVRAGAAKTLGEHGATAKAAVPALLKAVNDRSAAVRDCAIASLSKINLGSTVSALIQNLEDEDDRVRTSAARGISTMVERFELPASTKQQVFQALAQAVNNRSWFVRSTVMATLGELAPVDEVLPILIAGLADAEAEVRQDAAIAIQCFGDEAEAAVPHLIDAFWHDIEVYAASALGSIGPGAQAAIPRLLEALERGHEDLRARAAEAIGEIGSAAAVPALIKFLQQEDAGLRRAAAEALQGLGPVATAAVPNLIVALEDKSDEVKAMAAKALGEIESENTAIAELLMPLLQDEAASVRASTAYALQLMGKHAEVAVPALIEAFRDEVERVSQSAARALAEIATPEAKEAIARYRQWS; this is encoded by the coding sequence ATGAGTGAGACTATATCTGAGCTGATTCAGAACCTCAGCGATCCAGCCGTTGAGGTTCGGGCTGGCGCTGCCAAAACGTTAGGTGAACATGGTGCAACCGCCAAAGCAGCGGTTCCCGCTTTACTCAAGGCTGTTAACGATCGCTCTGCGGCAGTCAGAGACTGTGCGATCGCCTCTCTCAGCAAAATCAACCTCGGCTCCACAGTTTCAGCTCTGATTCAGAATTTGGAGGATGAAGACGATCGGGTGCGGACCAGTGCCGCTAGAGGCATTTCTACGATGGTCGAGCGCTTCGAGTTGCCAGCTTCGACCAAACAGCAGGTGTTTCAAGCTCTAGCCCAAGCCGTAAATAACCGTAGTTGGTTTGTTCGTTCTACGGTGATGGCGACGCTGGGTGAGTTGGCTCCTGTAGATGAAGTGCTGCCGATTTTGATCGCGGGCTTAGCCGACGCAGAAGCAGAAGTTCGTCAAGATGCCGCGATCGCGATTCAGTGCTTTGGAGATGAAGCCGAGGCAGCCGTGCCTCACCTGATCGATGCCTTTTGGCATGACATTGAGGTTTACGCAGCTTCGGCGCTAGGCAGCATTGGCCCTGGAGCGCAAGCAGCCATCCCGCGTCTTTTAGAAGCGCTTGAGCGAGGGCATGAAGATCTGAGAGCGCGGGCGGCTGAAGCGATTGGAGAAATTGGTTCTGCTGCCGCCGTACCTGCATTAATCAAATTTTTGCAGCAGGAAGATGCAGGTCTCCGCCGAGCAGCGGCTGAAGCGCTTCAAGGTCTTGGCCCTGTCGCCACCGCTGCTGTCCCCAACTTGATTGTGGCGTTGGAAGACAAATCGGATGAGGTCAAGGCAATGGCGGCGAAAGCCTTAGGAGAAATTGAGTCGGAGAACACGGCGATCGCGGAGCTGCTCATGCCGTTGTTACAGGATGAAGCGGCATCAGTGCGAGCTAGTACAGCTTATGCCCTGCAACTCATGGGCAAGCATGCGGAAGTCGCTGTGCCTGCCTTGATCGAAGCCTTTAGGGATGAAGTGGAACGAGTCAGCCAAAGTGCTGCCAGAGCTTTAGCCGAAATTGCCACCCCCGAAGCTAAGGAAGCGATCGCTCGTTATCGTCAGTGGTCTTAA
- a CDS encoding ABC transporter ATP-binding protein: protein MTDTILDVRNLHVQFQTDERLIKAVDGISFEVKRGQTLGIVGESGSGKSVTSLAVMGLVPSPGRVAGGELWFQAAESDTGAIDLVKVPPSHRRTYRGNQISMIFQEPMSSLNPVYTCGFQLTEAIRLHQNISEAEARRQAIALLQEVKLLPSDEELKQRYLEELPQSELAHPSSEAELNRHINQQKQSILDRYPHELSGGQIQRVMIAMAISCNPSLLIADEPTTALDVTVQATILDLLRELRDRRNMSIMFITHDLGVIADIADTVAVMYQGRIVEYGSVWQIFSSPQHPYTKSLLTCRPRPDRRLQLLPTVSDFMEVVTTPSGETVIQEKPTDMFQAVRNAAEMSDFDLDHRLTELQQQSPLLSVRDLQVAFPVRGVWGETKRYVMAVNGVSFDVYPGETLGLVGESGCGKTTLARTLLRLIEPTQGQILFEGRPAHSLEGQALRQLRQEMQIIFQNPFGSLDPRMTVGAAVIEPLKIHRRGNQRQNRERAAYLLERVGLDPQLMHRYPHEFSGGQRQRIAIARALALNPKFIICDESVSALDVSVQAQVLNLLKELQGEFGLTYIFISHDLSVVKFMSDRIMVMNRGKIEEIGPAEAIYREPKQPYTRQLIAAIPVGSLERIRERQVERGIAVG, encoded by the coding sequence ATGACTGACACCATCCTCGACGTTCGCAACTTGCACGTTCAGTTTCAGACCGATGAACGGTTGATTAAAGCAGTAGATGGAATTTCCTTTGAGGTTAAACGCGGACAAACCCTAGGGATTGTGGGAGAGTCAGGGTCAGGCAAATCGGTCACGTCTCTAGCAGTGATGGGGTTGGTGCCTTCACCGGGTAGAGTGGCAGGTGGCGAACTTTGGTTCCAAGCGGCAGAGAGCGATACAGGGGCGATCGATTTGGTCAAGGTGCCGCCCAGCCATCGCCGCACTTATCGGGGCAACCAAATTTCCATGATTTTCCAGGAACCGATGAGTTCGCTGAATCCAGTCTATACCTGTGGATTTCAGCTCACCGAAGCGATCCGCCTGCATCAAAACATTTCTGAGGCAGAAGCTCGACGGCAAGCGATCGCCCTCTTGCAAGAAGTGAAGCTGTTACCCAGTGACGAAGAACTGAAACAGCGTTACTTAGAAGAACTGCCTCAAAGTGAGTTAGCACATCCCTCGAGTGAAGCTGAGCTAAATCGTCATATTAATCAGCAAAAGCAAAGCATCTTAGACCGCTACCCTCACGAACTCTCGGGCGGTCAGATTCAGCGAGTGATGATTGCAATGGCAATTAGCTGCAACCCCAGCTTGTTGATTGCCGATGAACCTACCACAGCCTTAGATGTCACGGTGCAAGCCACTATTCTAGATTTGCTGCGGGAACTGCGCGATCGCCGCAACATGTCCATCATGTTCATTACCCACGACTTGGGCGTGATTGCGGATATTGCCGACACGGTGGCGGTGATGTATCAAGGCAGAATTGTGGAGTATGGCTCGGTCTGGCAGATTTTCTCTAGCCCCCAGCATCCATATACCAAGAGCTTGCTCACTTGTCGCCCCAGACCCGATCGCCGTTTGCAATTACTCCCTACCGTCTCCGACTTTATGGAAGTAGTCACCACTCCCAGCGGCGAGACTGTCATCCAAGAAAAGCCAACGGATATGTTCCAAGCGGTGCGGAACGCGGCCGAGATGAGTGATTTTGACCTAGACCATCGGCTCACCGAACTGCAACAGCAATCACCTTTGTTATCGGTGCGAGACTTACAAGTCGCGTTCCCTGTGCGAGGAGTTTGGGGAGAAACCAAGCGCTACGTCATGGCTGTGAATGGTGTCTCCTTTGATGTTTATCCGGGGGAAACTCTGGGCTTGGTGGGAGAATCGGGTTGTGGCAAAACCACCCTGGCCCGCACCTTGTTGCGCTTGATCGAGCCCACCCAAGGCCAAATTCTATTTGAAGGGCGACCTGCCCACAGCCTGGAGGGTCAAGCCTTACGGCAACTGCGGCAAGAAATGCAGATTATTTTCCAAAATCCCTTTGGTTCGCTGGACCCGCGCATGACTGTTGGCGCGGCGGTGATCGAACCACTCAAAATCCATCGTCGGGGCAATCAGCGGCAGAACCGGGAAAGAGCCGCTTACCTACTAGAGCGGGTCGGCTTAGATCCACAATTAATGCACCGTTATCCCCATGAATTTTCGGGTGGACAACGGCAACGGATTGCGATCGCGCGAGCATTGGCCTTAAACCCCAAGTTCATTATTTGCGATGAATCGGTTTCTGCGCTAGACGTATCGGTGCAAGCCCAAGTCCTAAACCTACTCAAAGAACTGCAAGGCGAATTTGGCCTCACCTACATCTTTATCTCTCATGACTTGAGTGTGGTGAAGTTTATGAGCGATCGCATCATGGTGATGAATCGCGGCAAGATTGAAGAAATTGGCCCAGCGGAGGCGATCTACCGCGAACCGAAACAACCTTATACTCGTCAGTTGATTGCAGCGATTCCAGTCGGTAGTCTAGAACGCATCCGAGAACGTCAAGTCGAGCGAGGCATTGCAGTAGGTTAA